The window AATTTTTGTGTGCAATTTAAGCACTAGAGAAATGTTTAAATGCTCAAATAATAATGTCAAACATGATTAGATTATCTAAGTGGCACTATATATACagacttaaaaaatattcaatattgtctTTACAGGTTACATGTCATCAAAATATGTCTAGCTTAAGAGTGTCAAAATATCTAGAACTGGCCCTGAGGTTCATTGTATAatcatataacttattttatgtcTGCGTAATATGAAAGAAAACTATGAGTTTCTAAACCAAATATAcaagttaatttaaatagtttgtcaTTTAAATAACTCCTTTTAATTATTTGCatgtataattacaattttaatacattttatgcatTCACAATTGAAGACATCTTAGGGGAACACGAACCTCTCAAATacttattttcaaataatcacCCTTATAATGTGAGACATAAATAAAACACCAAACAAATACGATATTTTATAGCAACCTATTAATTGCTATAACAATTTTGTTAAGGTATAAATAAGGTTCTTGCTGAAGGATGAAGTATCTCAAAAAGGATCACTGATAACttgataagaatttttttaataaaattcacaaCAGAGTTTACAcctaattatttgtattactttaatcGTTCTAAAATTTACCCCCTTTGAAAAACACAAAGGTAATGACAAATTTTCACATTCAATGGATATTCCTAAAATTAAACGTTGCTTAACCCTTTAACTGATACAAGATCAGGTATGTAGTGACAGCTAAGCGCCAAATGTAGTTTTGTACTGAGATTCCCCTGCACAGAGTATTTCTTCCatttattgcagttttttatatactgtaaaacaagttatttaaagtttatttttcacaccaaaaactttaaatatccaCAAGATTTATATGTTCAATGATGTCTAgggattaaaaataaacttattaataaataattaacaatctattattttaattaataataaaattttaaataaatgtaattcaaaaatgtcttgtttattaatcttatattatGTACTCACAGCTTGAAGCAATCCATTACATTCTTAAGCGTATGGCCAAGTTGAGCATTATGCACGGACTAGTTGGTTTGTTCACATAATGTCCATGGTCAAGGCATCTTCGAACATAACATGTCAGGGACATGTACGTGAACAAACCAACCAGTTCATACACAACGCTCAACTTGACCGTACTGTCATGTTTTTctctagttttttaattttttttaggccTAGGCTAGGCTaggcaatattttaattaattaattttgtgtcatgtgtgtgtatgtgtataggCCTactctgtgttttttttatttggttgcATGTGGATTTGACAGTGCCATCAGGCTTAAGAATACAATGGATTGCTTCAAGctgtaaatacataatataagatttatacCAACAATCCCAGAACCAGGTCAAAATAAAAAgacttatttattaacttatcaaCATATAAACATCAAACAACACGAATCCCCCAAACTCTTATATAAGATACAGTGCACGTCTCATACACGTAGTTTGACTAGTATCTGTAAGATTACAGCACCAACAAAACAGAATCTCCTACTCATTCCTgacttaataaaacttaaaataatataatatatcagctatcATCACAAAAGCAAAACAGTGATAACGAGTTGACTCAGGCATGACAGTATCTaccattatattttatgtaattttaatcttATCTCTAGGATTTTCCAAAAGAGctgtacttttaaattatgtagttgtaaacatgtttaccataattttcttattaatattgactttattaagtatatttttttgtttaagactACTTTTAAATGTAATCCATTACTCTTTAATTTTGTCTAATGTAAATCACAACGGAATTTCTATTTGAAAAAATACTTCTGCTACGCTTTACATAAATGACCTTGTACCTTACTCACCCCTTAAGAAAATGATCAAAACATATTCCAAATCAATCAAATTATGTTGACTAAATCAAGATTTGTATTTCTGAACCATTGTATTCTTGTAAATTATCAAAGATGGGAACTATTTTAATATGCTTGtatttaagaaacaatttttttctgtcATGAAGACAGAAGATATTAAGatccaaaaacaagttttttaaacttttcattggattacttccataaaaaatcaaataaaatttgaagcTTTTTGACAAAGATAGTTATGGCGGAATTCGATTAATTCAACAGTTTTTGCATTCTGAATATTCcaattacaatgaaataacatttttcatttaattgaattatcaagtactattaatattactattgGGAAATCTATATCATAGTATTTTGGAAGGGTAGTGTCATCTTCTAAACCTAGTGTCATTCGGATTATAGTAAGGATAAACTCTTTCGTTGAAACCTCCTGAGATATAGCTTGCTTGTGCTGGAGGTAAATCTACCTCCATACCTGGCTGAGTGAGAGCCTTGGGCTCATAGTCCCAGTTACCCTTTGGGTGGAGGGGAGTAGTAGGCGTACTGTCCTGGGCCCACTCCTGACCATCTGTCCTCTATATCCGCTGCGGCGTAGGAGTTGATGTGGGGATGGTGTGAACTAAGCAGCAGTTTCATGTGTTTGGCTGTCTGCATCTGTAGCACGAAACGTGCAATGTTCACCAGCGTGTTAATCACAGACAGTCCAAATCCCTTGATCTGGATGATGGGTGATACAAACATGAGTATGAAACCAATCATGTTCTTAGCCAACATAAATGCCATGTACATGTCCTTCATCATCTTGTCCATTTTCTTATCCCTTGctgctgaaaaatttatttttacgtaaataatacatataattatgtgTGCAGTTTCGAGAggttactttttcattttatataatacagacTTGCAATTCATTAACTgctatcaatatttttgtagtatgcTACATCTGTCGTGAATAaagaagttattatatttatttcacaaacCTTGGTGATCTTCCTCCACAGCTGTCGGCTCAGTTGTGGTTGCAGCAACCAGACATACGAGCAAAGAGATTACAGTCATTGCTGTTGTCAGTTTAGTagttttcattcttattttaaccAACAGCACTTCACTGCTCCTTATCtttttaaaacctacaaaacATCATTGAATTTAGATTGATTGAATTATTAACTGTTAATATGAATTAATACAGCGTTTGTATCGAAATGTCACTGACATCCGTATTCCAGAAATTGCAATGGATTGTGAGCTACTACATCAATTCACATTGCTGGAAATTTGATCTAAGTATTATGCTATTGATGAGCTGACTCTTACTTAGTTTTACGAATATTGTGAATAGAGCGTTACAACAAAACTTCAGCGTACTGTTATGTTATACCTAATTTgcaattgaaattttttgtgtgACTCAATGAGAGAGCAGTAAACAAGATTTAGGAGAAAGTATTGAGATATTTTAAAGATGgcacattaaaataactttgatgGTAAAGACTGACATACATGTATAATATGAGTACACCAGCTCAGATCATCCTCTATTCAAAGTCCTAGATGTTTACAACATTCACTCTCCTTAACAGATAAAATTTTGAGGTAAATTTGAATTAGTATTCGTAGAtaaaaaatgtagtgtttttAAGATTGAGGTAgagatttaagaaattaaaaactgacGTATTAAGTTAAGGCAACACACTGTTGATTTCCGTTTCCTCAACAGTTCTACTAGAGAAATTCAGAGCAATATCATCAGTGTTTGATTGTGAGGCACTGAAACAGGTAAAAGAACTTCAAGTGCAACTGTATGACTGCTTCTGAAAGATCCTGTTATTAACAACCAGTCTCTAAAAGCTTATCTTTCACTGTGGCTTGCTCTACCTTTATCCACAAGACTAGCGAGCAATAGGTTATTTGAGAGTTTTACAAAATCACACAGTATTGCCAACGGTCCGTGTGCGGTTTTATGCCCCAGTTTGTGTCATCAAAGCTTATGGACATCATAATAGCCCATCTTGTCTTGTGAAGCACATTATGTATATGTGCTTGTTCCATGTTAACTCGCAATCTAGAGTAACACCCAGCTTCAATCAGGAAAGAGATTCAATGTTACTATCACAAAATGTTGACATAAGATGaatatttaaacctttaaaataccACCATTTTGTACAGGATAAATGTTTTAGGAATCACTCTAACAGAAAATAGAGCActtttagtattgaaattattgaactttgtaaaataatattccagaatattgcTTTTAATATCTGAAAAGTGTAGCAAGTTGACTGAGTGACGTGCACTATCATTTATACTTTGTACAGTTAGTATTCAAACTGAAACGTAATATAGACTAGGACTAAAGTTTTGATTATAGTAAAGTTCAAAAACTTACAATGTTATGTTGaagatattttaacacattaaagtGGCCAGAATTagtaaacattcattttttttattaaaaaaactaaattatgtataacataaaGTCCGTAGATACAGAATTTTGACAGTAACAGGGGTAAGGTGAAAAGCTT of the Homalodisca vitripennis isolate AUS2020 chromosome X, UT_GWSS_2.1, whole genome shotgun sequence genome contains:
- the LOC124369067 gene encoding uncharacterized protein LOC124369067 isoform X1, whose amino-acid sequence is MKTTKLTTAMTVISLLVCLVAATTTEPTAVEEDHQAARDKKMDKMMKDMYMAFMLAKNMIGFILMFVSPIIQIKGFGLSVINTLVNIARFVLQMQTAKHMKLLLSSHHPHINSYAAADIEDRWSGVGPGQYAYYSPPPKG
- the LOC124369067 gene encoding uncharacterized protein LOC124369067 isoform X2, which produces MKTTKLTTAMTVISLLVCLVAATTTEPTAVEEDHQARDKKMDKMMKDMYMAFMLAKNMIGFILMFVSPIIQIKGFGLSVINTLVNIARFVLQMQTAKHMKLLLSSHHPHINSYAAADIEDRWSGVGPGQYAYYSPPPKG